From one Peredibacter starrii genomic stretch:
- a CDS encoding M1 aminopeptidase family protein codes for MTKLLPLSFLLLSLVSCGGGGGGSSSAEQATNSDNPAVTPTTPDEFPQGFDDKVITKSSVTHVPMNLISQELTMTFDPVAQTVKGHSVINFNTKKEGRPYFELQGTVTNVKIDGASSDVTNITDPDGQSQTYKSVNESVSSDANHVVEFDYTLPTGRVTFTGGGVRFLTDMTDLNGKFFEYWGPTGFEEDQFAMTLNLKVTNSTSSHKLRTNGEITSSEQSAWKIVFPDYYSKSSFYVHLTNQSLPSKTLTYKGLERDIPIEVYGVTQSLVDTAAAQLPGLFKELEGDYGPYPHTKFLAYMNDRSGGMEYVAATITSVASIDHELLHSWFARSMIPADGRSGWIDEATASWRDYGYTRASSTLNRTATNLANYSVFRKSTPSNVYVDGRALYAELDRQFANIGGLKPVLKALHANYKHSVITNELFWMFLESKTGMDLTAFQERYVTGNSAEIALKSATISESGVTNGASKHPTPLTEEEILRLR; via the coding sequence ATGACTAAACTTTTACCTCTATCATTTTTGTTACTAAGTCTCGTGAGCTGTGGCGGAGGCGGCGGCGGCTCTTCTTCGGCAGAACAAGCGACTAATAGTGACAATCCAGCAGTAACACCAACGACACCAGATGAATTCCCTCAAGGGTTTGATGATAAAGTCATTACTAAAAGTAGTGTGACTCACGTTCCGATGAATCTCATCTCGCAAGAATTAACCATGACTTTTGATCCAGTAGCTCAGACGGTTAAAGGGCACAGCGTGATCAACTTCAATACGAAAAAAGAAGGACGTCCTTATTTTGAACTTCAAGGAACTGTAACGAATGTAAAAATCGACGGTGCTTCATCTGATGTAACGAACATTACAGATCCAGATGGCCAGAGTCAGACTTATAAATCAGTGAATGAATCTGTATCGAGTGATGCCAATCACGTGGTGGAATTTGATTACACTCTTCCTACAGGTCGTGTGACTTTCACTGGCGGCGGTGTTCGCTTCCTAACTGATATGACGGACCTTAACGGAAAGTTCTTTGAGTACTGGGGACCAACTGGTTTTGAAGAAGATCAGTTTGCAATGACTCTGAATCTCAAAGTCACTAATAGTACTTCTTCCCATAAACTTAGAACCAATGGAGAAATCACTTCTTCCGAGCAATCGGCCTGGAAAATTGTTTTCCCGGATTATTACAGCAAGTCCTCTTTCTATGTGCACTTAACAAACCAGTCTCTTCCTTCGAAGACACTTACATACAAAGGACTAGAAAGAGATATCCCAATCGAAGTGTACGGTGTAACTCAATCTCTGGTTGATACAGCGGCGGCGCAACTTCCTGGACTCTTCAAAGAACTGGAAGGGGATTATGGACCTTATCCGCATACAAAATTCCTGGCCTACATGAATGATCGAAGTGGGGGAATGGAGTATGTGGCGGCAACGATCACAAGTGTGGCTTCGATTGACCACGAACTTCTTCACTCTTGGTTTGCTAGAAGTATGATTCCTGCCGATGGAAGAAGTGGTTGGATCGATGAGGCGACTGCTTCATGGAGAGACTACGGTTATACGCGTGCTTCTTCGACACTAAATCGTACGGCAACGAATCTCGCGAACTATTCAGTGTTTCGTAAGAGTACGCCATCAAACGTGTACGTAGATGGTCGAGCGCTTTATGCTGAACTTGATCGTCAGTTTGCGAACATTGGTGGACTTAAGCCTGTGCTGAAAGCTCTTCATGCAAACTACAAACACAGTGTGATCACGAATGAACTTTTCTGGATGTTTCTGGAGAGTAAAACAGGGATGGATCTTACTGCGTTTCAAGAGCGTTACGTGACAGGGAATTCTGCAGAGATTGCACTTAAGAGTGCGACGATTTCAGAGTCTGGAGTTACAAATGGGGCCTCAAAACATCCGACACCTTTAACTGAAGAAGAGATTTTAAGACTTAGATAA
- a CDS encoding signal peptidase II: MKFMLFLLPLILVWSLDYATKSWALSLVKSFELGLVKFELVYNHGIILGWLSDVPLTIKKTVLTTFAALIVSAYVLILVIVPMKSKNLQVGLSILVGGILGNVTDRLFGFAVVDFFSFNFGSFQTPFYNVADLCQWIGYALIALGLYQDSQFYWPTKDYRNNYLVNPSFQARCGLLLGLLNLIVGSIFLVFGLTFFIEHSFRVHYLVCGALILLLVTIVGFVTGIILSHRIAGPIYALQKNINESLLGKKAPLKLRKNDELKELEEIHHKIYDRL, from the coding sequence ATGAAATTCATGTTGTTTTTACTACCTCTAATTCTTGTCTGGTCACTGGATTACGCTACGAAATCCTGGGCGCTCTCACTCGTAAAGTCTTTTGAATTGGGCCTCGTAAAATTTGAATTGGTCTATAACCACGGAATCATTCTTGGTTGGCTTTCGGACGTTCCACTCACCATCAAGAAAACTGTCCTCACAACATTTGCGGCCCTCATTGTGAGTGCCTACGTTCTGATACTAGTTATTGTTCCAATGAAATCGAAGAACCTTCAAGTGGGTCTCTCGATTTTAGTTGGAGGCATTCTAGGAAACGTGACGGATCGATTGTTTGGTTTTGCAGTCGTTGATTTTTTCTCATTTAACTTCGGGAGTTTCCAAACACCATTCTATAACGTCGCCGATCTTTGTCAGTGGATTGGTTATGCACTCATCGCTCTTGGGCTCTATCAAGATTCACAATTCTATTGGCCCACTAAGGATTATCGAAATAATTATCTCGTGAATCCGAGTTTTCAAGCTCGCTGTGGCCTCCTCCTGGGACTTCTGAACCTTATTGTGGGCTCAATCTTCCTGGTCTTCGGTCTGACCTTCTTCATTGAGCATTCATTCAGAGTTCACTACCTCGTATGTGGCGCTCTCATTCTTCTTCTCGTGACCATTGTTGGTTTTGTAACAGGCATTATTTTGTCTCACCGGATCGCGGGCCCAATATATGCCTTACAAAAAAACATCAATGAAAGTCTTTTGGGCAAGAAGGCCCCCCTCAAGCTTAGAAAAAACGATGAGTTAAAAGAGCTAGAAGAAATCCATCATAAAATTTACGACCGCCTCTAG
- a CDS encoding SRPBCC domain-containing protein: MAAKPNELEIVRVYDAPVKLVWEAFTDLKHQVNWWGPRGFTITTKSKDLRPGGKWIYTMHGPDGVDYPNIATYHEVVPYERLVYDHGGNEERQKLFTVTVTFKEELGKTIMVMLMALDTPEAAKEIKKFIKIANGNSTWDRLGEYLEHEITGKDPFIINRTFDAPQAKVFEMWTDVKHLSKWLPPKGFNMELISGDIKTGKTAFYSMSNGEFTMYGKSHYLDINPITRIMFTQEFADKDGNPAKHPGAPTWPSQMISTVEFATEGPNLTRVTLKTEVHGQATAEERKAFHDEKSGMMMGWTGSFDKLEELI, translated from the coding sequence ATGGCCGCAAAACCAAATGAACTAGAAATTGTTCGCGTTTACGATGCTCCTGTAAAACTTGTTTGGGAAGCATTCACTGATCTCAAGCATCAGGTGAACTGGTGGGGACCTCGTGGTTTTACCATTACGACAAAGAGTAAAGATCTTCGCCCAGGTGGAAAATGGATTTATACCATGCACGGACCAGATGGCGTGGATTATCCGAATATTGCTACTTATCACGAAGTCGTTCCTTACGAGCGTCTCGTTTATGATCATGGTGGAAATGAAGAGCGCCAAAAACTCTTCACGGTAACAGTTACTTTTAAAGAAGAGCTGGGAAAAACCATTATGGTGATGCTCATGGCCCTTGATACTCCAGAGGCCGCGAAAGAGATCAAGAAATTTATTAAGATTGCTAACGGCAACTCTACTTGGGACCGACTTGGCGAATACCTTGAACATGAAATCACTGGTAAAGATCCATTCATTATCAACCGCACCTTCGATGCACCTCAGGCAAAAGTTTTTGAGATGTGGACAGATGTGAAACATCTTTCGAAATGGCTTCCGCCTAAGGGCTTTAATATGGAGCTTATCAGCGGAGATATCAAAACTGGTAAGACGGCTTTCTATTCAATGTCGAATGGTGAGTTTACGATGTATGGAAAGTCTCACTATCTGGATATTAATCCCATCACTCGCATTATGTTCACGCAAGAGTTCGCGGATAAAGATGGTAATCCGGCCAAACATCCAGGTGCTCCAACTTGGCCTTCTCAAATGATCAGCACTGTTGAGTTCGCGACTGAAGGTCCGAACTTAACACGCGTAACTCTTAAGACAGAAGTTCATGGCCAGGCGACGGCTGAAGAAAGAAAAGCCTTCCATGATGAGAAGTCAGGCATGATGATGGGCTGGACAGGATCGTTTGATAAATTAGAAGAGCTAATCTAA
- a CDS encoding TetR/AcrR family transcriptional regulator, translating into MGRTKQFDRTEVLKEAIQLFWKKGYADTSLSDLEKATGVNKSGLYSEFKDKDDIFLEALKLYRETHPGYAVLENEPFGWHNIENFFKANMTCKGQKGCFLSNTTREYSIIPQKVKNLMEENSVHIYELLLKNIKATGTKKDPDLLAKMIMTYAGGASLKLNAMKPEALEAETKAFLEMLKN; encoded by the coding sequence ATGGGACGCACAAAACAATTCGACCGTACTGAAGTTCTAAAAGAGGCCATCCAGTTGTTCTGGAAAAAGGGCTACGCTGACACAAGTCTCTCCGACCTGGAGAAGGCCACTGGTGTTAACAAGTCTGGGCTGTATTCGGAGTTTAAGGATAAGGACGATATCTTTCTTGAGGCATTGAAGCTGTATCGTGAGACGCATCCTGGATACGCGGTTCTTGAGAATGAACCATTCGGTTGGCACAACATCGAAAATTTCTTTAAGGCCAATATGACCTGCAAAGGCCAGAAAGGTTGTTTCCTTTCAAATACGACTCGTGAGTATTCGATCATTCCTCAGAAGGTTAAGAATCTCATGGAGGAGAATTCTGTTCATATCTATGAACTACTGCTTAAAAATATCAAAGCGACTGGGACGAAGAAAGATCCCGATCTACTTGCAAAGATGATTATGACTTATGCAGGTGGAGCAAGTTTAAAACTCAATGCTATGAAACCAGAGGCGTTGGAAGCTGAAACGAAGGCGTTTTTGGAGATGCTGAAGAATTAA
- a CDS encoding YaiI/YqxD family protein has protein sequence MVFIKIYIDGDGCPVKEETYKVAFRYQIPVIVVANKAINIPLHPLVSMQVVSQGPDEADNWIAENIQANDICITADIPLADRCLKKSAKALNVRGEEFTEDMIGDAMATRELMKHLRELGEMKGGPPPFEKRDRSAFLGSLDRIIQAIKRKSV, from the coding sequence ATGGTATTTATAAAAATCTATATCGACGGTGACGGCTGCCCTGTTAAAGAAGAAACCTACAAGGTAGCCTTCCGCTATCAAATCCCAGTTATCGTGGTGGCGAACAAAGCCATCAATATTCCCTTGCACCCTTTAGTCTCTATGCAAGTCGTGTCTCAAGGACCTGACGAGGCAGACAATTGGATTGCTGAAAATATCCAGGCAAACGATATCTGTATTACCGCTGACATTCCGTTGGCCGACAGATGCCTGAAGAAGTCTGCCAAGGCACTGAACGTCCGAGGAGAGGAGTTCACCGAGGACATGATTGGTGATGCCATGGCCACCCGGGAACTCATGAAGCATTTACGGGAGCTTGGCGAGATGAAAGGCGGGCCTCCTCCTTTTGAGAAGAGGGATCGATCGGCATTTCTAGGGTCTTTAGATCGAATAATTCAGGCCATTAAGCGGAAATCTGTGTAG
- a CDS encoding DUF4423 domain-containing protein, whose amino-acid sequence MNNIPFYSHVLKKGLTQKQALNPKYSLRAYAKELNIHPSVLSLAIKGERALTERDTQAVLSKLNLAQNEEVKFRKSFKDVQPPGNKKVFLLESDFHQPIITDWEYFACLELFDIADFTVDAENVSKKLNLSIERSQQILNILLEKELIRRDENLVYQKVHHSLATTDNVPSNIIRESHHRGLEMAREKLETTPMELRDYSAVTLAIDPAKLDAAKAMISAFRQKMIKFMSTGNKKEVYRFSFQVFPLSNLEDKSKKD is encoded by the coding sequence ATGAACAACATTCCTTTTTACTCTCATGTCCTCAAAAAAGGACTAACACAAAAGCAAGCGTTGAACCCAAAGTACTCTCTCAGGGCCTATGCCAAGGAACTCAATATTCATCCATCTGTATTGAGCCTGGCAATCAAAGGCGAACGAGCTTTGACGGAAAGAGATACACAGGCAGTGCTTAGCAAACTGAATCTTGCACAAAACGAAGAAGTAAAATTTCGAAAAAGTTTTAAAGATGTTCAGCCACCGGGGAACAAAAAGGTCTTTCTTCTCGAATCAGATTTTCATCAACCCATAATCACCGACTGGGAATACTTCGCCTGCTTAGAGCTTTTTGACATTGCTGATTTTACAGTAGATGCAGAAAATGTGAGTAAAAAGCTGAATCTAAGTATTGAAAGATCTCAGCAGATTTTGAATATACTCCTCGAAAAAGAACTTATCCGAAGAGATGAAAACCTGGTCTATCAAAAAGTGCACCATAGTCTTGCAACTACTGACAATGTTCCTTCTAACATCATCCGCGAGTCTCATCATCGAGGTCTGGAGATGGCCAGAGAAAAACTTGAAACGACCCCTATGGAGTTAAGGGATTACTCTGCTGTGACTCTCGCCATTGATCCGGCCAAATTAGATGCGGCCAAGGCCATGATAAGTGCCTTTCGCCAGAAGATGATTAAATTCATGAGCACAGGAAATAAGAAAGAGGTTTACCGCTTTTCGTTTCAAGTCTTCCCCTTGTCGAACTTGGAAGATAAATCGAAGAAAGATTAA
- a CDS encoding methionine--tRNA ligase — protein sequence MNKPFTPPQNVKEVLERASRPKTAVITGGMPYANGPLHLGHLAGAIVPPDIMARYMRMLIGKDNVLFVSGNDDHGSTSESSAVKAGKGVREFIDEIHDKQVQTITRYGISYDIFSGTSQPDCYPIHAETSQDFMRKMWKNGLLEKKTTNQWYDPKINRFLQDRNVTGKCPNPNCTNESAYSDNCEVCGMEYDPSQLLNPKSALSGATPELKPTAHLWMDMTKVQDQLVEWLKSKQNKWRKGVINQVMDTVLPAFQFDNIHEPAYKEMKANLPKHKSRYAPGKKVVVQFENKEDFINGMNMMTVQEIPVEVMDGWAHRSITRDVVWGIPVPKEIDPEMEGKTLYVWPDSLIAPISFSKVALKNKGKGPDEWKRFWTESDSRVFQFLGQDNVYFYVLMQGAMWFGTQADPNRQPVLGEYQLTDIFSVFHLMVDGEKMSKSRGNFYSADQLTNEMGFDPDQVRYFLSTLGIAEKPSNFEFETFKERNKFLAGPMNAAIEKPISAVHSRFDGKVPDGKLLEKAEKETMKIVQLYLKNMEKGEHLTLLGQIENYARLINSFFVQYKPHDDRADLEGRKDGLYTSFYILKNLMIMLYPFAPQTMERVRVSLNLPETVWSVDELGTGIPAGHVIGQKGTYFPSVEGVQVD from the coding sequence ATGAATAAACCATTTACTCCCCCTCAGAATGTTAAAGAAGTCCTCGAACGTGCTAGCCGCCCAAAAACTGCGGTCATCACAGGAGGTATGCCATATGCGAACGGTCCTCTTCACCTAGGTCACTTGGCCGGTGCGATTGTTCCACCGGATATCATGGCCCGTTATATGAGAATGCTTATTGGCAAAGACAATGTGCTTTTCGTATCAGGGAACGATGATCACGGTTCAACTTCTGAATCATCTGCAGTGAAGGCCGGTAAAGGTGTTCGTGAATTCATCGATGAGATTCACGACAAGCAAGTTCAAACGATCACTCGTTACGGTATCTCTTACGATATTTTCTCAGGAACTTCTCAACCAGATTGTTATCCGATTCACGCAGAGACTTCTCAGGATTTCATGCGCAAGATGTGGAAGAACGGTCTGCTTGAAAAGAAGACGACGAATCAGTGGTACGATCCAAAGATCAATCGCTTCCTTCAAGATCGTAACGTGACAGGAAAGTGTCCGAATCCAAATTGTACAAATGAAAGTGCTTATTCTGATAACTGTGAAGTGTGTGGCATGGAGTATGATCCGTCACAACTTTTGAATCCTAAGTCGGCGCTTAGTGGTGCAACTCCAGAGCTTAAACCTACGGCTCACTTGTGGATGGATATGACGAAGGTTCAAGACCAATTGGTTGAGTGGCTTAAGTCGAAGCAGAACAAGTGGAGAAAGGGTGTTATCAATCAAGTGATGGACACAGTATTGCCTGCGTTCCAATTTGATAATATTCATGAGCCAGCTTACAAAGAAATGAAAGCGAATCTTCCGAAGCATAAGTCTCGTTATGCTCCAGGGAAGAAAGTTGTTGTTCAGTTTGAGAACAAGGAAGACTTCATCAATGGCATGAACATGATGACCGTGCAGGAGATTCCGGTTGAAGTGATGGATGGCTGGGCCCACAGATCGATTACTCGTGATGTGGTTTGGGGTATTCCTGTGCCGAAAGAGATTGATCCAGAGATGGAAGGCAAAACACTTTACGTGTGGCCGGATTCTTTGATTGCTCCGATTTCATTCTCAAAAGTTGCTCTAAAAAATAAAGGCAAAGGCCCTGATGAGTGGAAACGCTTCTGGACTGAGTCTGATTCGCGTGTGTTCCAGTTCCTTGGACAAGATAACGTTTACTTCTACGTTCTTATGCAAGGGGCAATGTGGTTTGGTACGCAAGCTGATCCAAATAGGCAGCCTGTTCTTGGAGAGTATCAGCTGACTGATATCTTCTCAGTGTTCCACCTTATGGTGGATGGAGAGAAGATGAGTAAGTCGCGTGGTAACTTCTATTCGGCCGATCAACTAACGAATGAAATGGGGTTTGACCCAGATCAAGTTCGTTACTTCCTATCGACTCTTGGTATTGCTGAGAAGCCGTCTAACTTTGAATTTGAAACGTTTAAAGAGAGAAACAAGTTCTTGGCTGGACCAATGAATGCGGCGATTGAGAAGCCAATTTCGGCTGTTCATTCGCGCTTTGATGGTAAAGTTCCTGATGGGAAACTTCTTGAGAAAGCCGAAAAAGAAACGATGAAGATCGTTCAGCTTTATCTTAAGAACATGGAGAAGGGTGAACACCTCACACTTCTGGGCCAGATCGAGAACTACGCTCGTTTGATTAACTCGTTCTTTGTTCAGTATAAGCCGCATGATGATCGTGCAGACCTTGAGGGCCGTAAAGATGGGCTTTATACAAGCTTCTATATTCTGAAGAACCTTATGATTATGTTGTACCCGTTTGCGCCTCAGACGATGGAAAGAGTTCGCGTGAGCTTGAACCTTCCAGAGACTGTTTGGTCAGTGGATGAGTTGGGGACGGGGATTCCAGCCGGGCATGTGATTGGGCAGAAGGGGACGTACTTTCCAAGTGTGGAAGGGGTACAAGTCGATTAG
- a CDS encoding ArsR/SmtB family transcription factor, whose translation MQDELSSTFAALADPTRRAMLAQLSKGEANVSDLAKPFLKDMSLPAVTKHLKVLEKAGLVTKTKDAQYRSCKINPTPLKDATDWIEEFRAAWEESFDRLDEYLKEIQGKNKTKGKSHGRKTK comes from the coding sequence ATGCAAGATGAATTAAGTTCAACATTCGCCGCTCTCGCTGATCCCACTCGCAGGGCCATGTTGGCACAGCTCTCAAAGGGCGAGGCGAACGTATCAGATTTAGCAAAACCATTCTTAAAAGACATGAGTCTTCCGGCCGTCACCAAGCACCTAAAAGTTTTGGAAAAGGCAGGACTTGTAACCAAGACCAAGGACGCTCAATACCGCTCTTGTAAGATCAACCCCACTCCGCTGAAAGACGCCACAGATTGGATTGAAGAATTCCGTGCCGCTTGGGAAGAGAGTTTTGATCGTCTCGATGAATACTTAAAAGAAATTCAAGGTAAGAATAAAACCAAAGGAAAATCCCATGGCCGCAAAACCAAATGA
- a CDS encoding tail fiber domain-containing protein, translated as MYTNEEYDVSNSYNVTNGTYTVPEDGTYYFSWAIYLSNVGKLHTRNSELWVDGVVKARSSEVITTGANEGALNGSTILRLSAGQVVRVRAFGISSDASSVVASANTANQVWNFSGARMGGAGGQAGSDNLGNHLATQNLNLGIYKLVGNGGTSGLSISSSGNVGIGTTSPIATLHVNGGIYSGAISTAGTVYQTSSGIANGTNGRVDSSGSNSTACYNGAWGFWGYCTSLRSTKKDIKDLNLGLNTVLKMRPVSFVWKNNNQEDLGFIAEEIEKVDPLMAEYSKGKLSGVKYSSLTSLLTKAIQEFYSEFTGQREELERLKKENAEMKARLAKIEAMLEKK; from the coding sequence ATCTATACGAATGAAGAATATGACGTTTCTAATTCGTACAATGTAACAAATGGAACCTACACAGTGCCTGAGGATGGGACGTATTATTTCTCATGGGCCATTTATCTCTCAAATGTGGGAAAGTTACATACAAGAAATTCAGAACTATGGGTGGATGGTGTAGTGAAGGCCCGATCTTCCGAAGTCATCACCACAGGAGCGAACGAGGGTGCACTCAATGGTTCTACCATACTTCGATTATCCGCTGGTCAGGTCGTGCGGGTACGTGCATTTGGCATATCAAGTGATGCTTCGAGCGTAGTCGCATCAGCGAACACTGCGAATCAAGTTTGGAACTTCTCAGGAGCTCGCATGGGAGGGGCCGGTGGGCAAGCTGGATCAGATAATCTAGGTAATCACCTGGCCACGCAAAATTTGAATCTTGGCATTTACAAGCTCGTTGGGAATGGTGGAACTTCGGGCCTGAGCATATCCAGCTCTGGTAACGTTGGAATTGGTACCACGAGTCCTATTGCAACTCTTCACGTAAATGGAGGTATTTATTCAGGAGCGATTAGTACAGCAGGAACGGTTTATCAAACTTCCAGTGGCATTGCTAATGGAACGAATGGACGGGTCGACTCATCAGGAAGTAACTCAACTGCTTGCTATAATGGTGCATGGGGGTTCTGGGGTTATTGCACATCACTTCGTTCGACTAAGAAAGATATAAAAGATTTAAATCTAGGTCTAAATACCGTTTTAAAAATGCGTCCGGTCTCTTTCGTGTGGAAAAATAACAATCAGGAAGATCTTGGTTTCATCGCTGAGGAAATTGAGAAAGTAGATCCTCTCATGGCGGAGTATTCGAAGGGCAAACTCTCGGGTGTCAAGTACAGCTCATTAACATCCCTCTTAACGAAAGCGATTCAAGAGTTCTATTCTGAGTTCACAGGACAGCGTGAAGAGTTGGAAAGATTGAAAAAAGAAAATGCCGAAATGAAGGCCAGGTTGGCAAAGATCGAAGCTATGTTGGAGAAAAAATAG
- a CDS encoding GmrSD restriction endonuclease domain-containing protein: MKKMLLLLLLASCSHQSFQLPTTKYDRKEWKHWVDEDRDCQNTRQEILINRSYTDVKLNKKGCTVISGRWKDYYYPQVHTDAKNVDVDHLVPLKHAHEHGGAGWSKEQKEAFANDPENLVITFRSYNRKKGAKGIDEWLPVNHDYACKYIKDWQWVKSKYNLAIGPKEQNTISKSKCKD, encoded by the coding sequence ATGAAAAAAATGTTATTGCTTCTCCTGTTGGCCTCTTGTTCTCACCAATCTTTTCAATTACCAACTACCAAATATGACCGTAAGGAATGGAAGCATTGGGTGGATGAAGATCGTGACTGTCAGAATACCCGTCAGGAAATTCTCATTAATCGTTCATATACGGATGTGAAGCTCAATAAAAAAGGATGCACAGTCATCAGCGGGCGCTGGAAAGATTACTATTACCCACAAGTTCACACAGACGCTAAGAACGTTGATGTTGATCACCTTGTTCCACTAAAGCATGCTCATGAACATGGAGGAGCTGGTTGGAGTAAGGAGCAGAAAGAAGCCTTTGCTAATGATCCGGAGAATCTCGTGATTACTTTCAGGTCCTATAATCGTAAGAAAGGGGCGAAAGGGATTGATGAATGGCTTCCAGTGAATCACGATTACGCCTGCAAATACATCAAAGACTGGCAGTGGGTGAAATCAAAGTACAATCTGGCGATTGGCCCGAAAGAGCAGAACACCATTTCTAAGAGTAAGTGCAAAGATTAA
- a CDS encoding AAA family ATPase, which translates to MLRPICLWINKYKTLEKSLITFSSRYSVTNDCVIKERESEFHVYGEFQDITAFVGKNGAGKTSVMEAVSAILCGNEDLVDGVLVVQNHGEFFSVGLGRKDFYFGGKKINRFKEIDIFRGAGVIYYSPVYNPHSFSLNPKKKFFKNISNDREYSFKREKNREIDFQKQFNFFDGMGKFAREILGFDKYLKVDLKLPDIQVLKRRILRVMLEPDFLRDQDTRQYFFRKLSEMANDDSLILDLIEDQIKERDIYKVRSALDTVFIDKAEAMHSYYHQSDFYDQSSLSLAMRFLTSNFFLKETHPYEAVADKQLTTIDMFFELMDTDNFRRWALKVLKFSKSIDNRSYRDRTIAKDCDVLHQILDSVNVKSPQFPLFYPPSKSTQALEIISNIRRSNLMKYGFEIGWQGVSSGQVAKMNLYSRIYNAIGDSQWESLLLLLDEADIYLHPEWQRTFLHELSIFFMVFKKQHPHLKLISLILTTHSPLMISDLFKEDVYLIDDSVKPYKVKSARKHTFGANIYQLYREEFVTTNPKGELASLAIKKIVRDLNEILSTDNVQYFQQLISKIGDPVIQKGLQGLVENKMDQIQ; encoded by the coding sequence ATGTTAAGACCAATATGTTTATGGATTAACAAATATAAAACTCTAGAAAAATCTCTAATTACGTTTTCTTCCAGATACAGCGTCACCAATGATTGTGTAATCAAAGAAAGAGAGTCTGAATTTCACGTTTATGGTGAGTTTCAAGATATTACTGCATTTGTAGGCAAAAATGGTGCAGGCAAAACTTCAGTTATGGAAGCTGTTTCTGCAATCTTGTGTGGAAATGAAGATCTAGTTGATGGTGTTTTAGTCGTACAAAATCACGGTGAATTTTTCTCAGTAGGATTAGGCCGGAAGGATTTTTATTTCGGTGGGAAAAAGATTAATAGATTTAAAGAAATTGATATTTTTCGAGGAGCTGGGGTAATTTATTACTCACCCGTTTATAATCCACATTCATTTTCTCTTAATCCGAAAAAAAAGTTTTTTAAGAACATCTCAAATGACAGGGAATACTCATTTAAGAGAGAGAAAAATAGAGAGATTGACTTTCAGAAACAATTTAATTTTTTCGATGGAATGGGGAAGTTCGCTCGAGAAATTTTGGGTTTCGATAAGTATTTAAAAGTGGACCTTAAATTGCCAGACATACAAGTCCTTAAAAGAAGAATTCTTAGAGTGATGCTCGAACCGGATTTCCTTAGAGATCAGGATACTCGCCAGTACTTTTTTAGAAAACTAAGTGAAATGGCTAATGATGATTCTTTGATTTTGGATTTAATAGAGGATCAAATTAAAGAAAGAGATATTTATAAAGTTCGTTCTGCGTTGGATACAGTCTTTATAGATAAAGCTGAAGCTATGCATTCATATTATCATCAGAGTGATTTTTATGATCAATCGAGTCTGTCATTGGCCATGAGGTTTCTAACATCAAATTTCTTCCTCAAGGAGACACATCCTTATGAAGCGGTTGCAGATAAGCAATTAACCACAATTGATATGTTTTTTGAACTTATGGATACTGATAACTTTAGGAGATGGGCACTTAAGGTATTAAAATTTTCAAAAAGTATCGACAATAGATCATACAGAGATCGCACAATAGCAAAAGACTGCGATGTCTTACATCAAATTTTAGATTCAGTTAATGTTAAGAGTCCTCAATTCCCATTATTTTATCCGCCTTCTAAGTCGACACAAGCATTAGAGATAATTTCAAACATACGGAGATCAAATTTGATGAAGTATGGATTCGAGATTGGATGGCAAGGTGTAAGTAGTGGGCAAGTCGCTAAGATGAATTTATATTCAAGAATCTACAATGCAATAGGTGATTCTCAATGGGAAAGTTTGCTATTACTTTTAGATGAAGCTGATATCTATTTACATCCCGAATGGCAAAGAACCTTTCTGCACGAATTGTCGATATTCTTTATGGTGTTCAAAAAACAACATCCTCATCTGAAGCTGATCTCCTTAATTCTGACGACTCATTCACCGCTTATGATCTCTGACTTATTCAAGGAGGATGTATATCTAATTGATGATAGCGTAAAACCTTATAAAGTGAAATCTGCTCGTAAACATACCTTTGGTGCTAATATATATCAGCTATACCGTGAAGAATTTGTAACCACTAATCCAAAAGGAGAGCTGGCGAGTCTCGCTATCAAGAAGATAGTTAGGGACTTAAACGAAATTCTCAGCACTGATAATGTTCAATATTTTCAGCAGTTAATTTCAAAGATTGGAGATCCTGTTATCCAGAAAGGGTTACAAGGGTTAGTAGAAAACAAGATGGATCAGATTCAGTGA